Part of the Vicia villosa cultivar HV-30 ecotype Madison, WI unplaced genomic scaffold, Vvil1.0 ctg.000393F_1_1, whole genome shotgun sequence genome is shown below.
CACTCTTTTTCCGTAATCAAATAAGGAAACAAATCATGTAATATAGGAACTACTCCTAAAAGATCATCTAAGTTCCAAGATACTTTAAAGCATCAGAAGATACAATAGTACTTATACAAAGTAATATAATAATGACATTATTAAATATTTTCAGATATTATAACTATATGTTTATTTTAGGTCCCTTTTGTTCTCATTGATGTTGGACGACAGTCAAATACCGAGTATGTTGTTGTCAACATGGATGGATCAACACATCCCTTACCTCTTACAACAGTTTATCACAAATTGCAACCTATAAATCCTCCTTATACTCTCTTGCAAGCATTTTTCGGGCATGAATATATGGTAAGTTAATATTCACTATAAGTTTGATTTTGGAATTTTGCCTCTCTGGCTCGATCTCTTGTGAGATTGTTGATTTTGGGTATATGAGGTTTACTGAAATGTAAACATATAATGTTTTCTTTCTGCAGGTTGGACTGCTTGATGAAGAGAAAATTCTTCCCTTGGGGAAGGATATCAATGCTGTAGGCCTTTGCAGTTTAAGAAATGGAATTGCTGAAATCAAGTCTTGTGAAGATCTTCCGTATTTTCTGTAAGTttcttttatttgaaataaacTGTTAAAATGTTGATCATTGGAAACCATGTTCAATTTAGTATTTGGCATACGCTGGGTAATAATAGTAGAGATTGTTACATTTTTAGGTAACTTACTGCTGTTCCTTTTCTGTACTGATGGTGGTCCGTAGGAAAAGTATTATGGGAAATGTTAGTTTATTGTTAGACTATTGTTGGAAATTCCACCTTCATTGTGGTCTGCCCCTAGCCGTCTAATTGTGGCACACTGTCATCAAATATCCGCAATTGCGGCACTATGGTGGATATACCGAATTATTGATGTTTTTCCTTCCTTTTGCATGTTTTAGTGCATTTATGATATGGTATAACTCGAGTATCAGCAAATGATTCATGTTTTCTGTAGGTCTGACTTGAGTAAAAATCAGATGGTTGTAGAtctttccttcaaaacaagactACTGTTTTGGAGTGGCATTGTTCTTGGTTCAATGTCAGTTGGGATCATTGGCTATGCAGTTATGAGGTATGTTGGTTTTCTAGACCAGTTTCTTTAAACTTATTGTGTACTTGATTCCATTAATCACGGCTGACTTCAGAATTTTCTGTGACTTTGGTTGGATAAATTTTGACACAATGAATCAATAGAGGAATTGTTTAACTTGTTTGGCACACATTGACGGTCTTAATTTTGACGATAATAAAAAATGCACGagtgatttaaaataatattgttATTAGTTGTTAGAATTGATTTGTGGACAAATGTTCATTTTCTCAGGAACTGGAATAGATGGAAACAATGGAAGCAACGAAGGCAGCTCcaacaacaaaggcaaacaaTCACTGAAGTTGATTCTCAGCTAGATGACGACGATATTGAAAATGTTCCAGATGGACAATTATGCGTTATATGTCTGATGAGGAGAAGGCGTTCTGTTTTTATTCCATGTGGGCATCTTGTATGTTGCCAAGGGTGTGCTATATCAGTTGAAAGTGAAGTGGCACCCAAGTGTCCAGTTTGTCGTCAGGAGGTTCGGGATTCAGTTCGAATCTTCGAATCTTGAGTAGACAGGCTGGTTTTTCCATTCACTCTGGCAGGAGGCTTCCATGCCTGTTGATGACGAGTGATGCATTATATACTTGTATAGATCTATCATTTTAGTGAAAACATGCCTTTGCTCGAATTTGATATGAAGACATGAACTTCTCTAATTTATCAGGTTTATCAGATTTTTCCGGAAGAGTTTAAACTCCTCCTCGAAAATGGGTGGCATAATTTAGGGAGAAAAGTCGAATATCTACtgtttttgttgcaaaatcaatGTAAATGAAATTTTCCTTAGTTGATTCTTGTTAATACTTGAAGttctttaattttctttagaGTGAGAAGTTACTCACAGAGTTGAATCCTTTCTAAACAGACTGAACATGAATTTTACTGTAATGCTTGAGCCTTAATGGAACTTTAAAAAACAGacatcaaattaaataatttgcaGCTCTCTTAATCATACAGACATTTTTATAGTTGAAAATTTAGGATAAGGAAGCACTACAATGTCACATGTAACTTCTACACAGAACTCCAACAACAAACTATGCTGTCAATGTTGTTTATCCAATTTCCACAGAGAACAGAAAGAAACAGGTTGCCCCTTCCACCATAGTCCCACACTTGTATTGTTCTCTTCTTCGAGTTTCATCTCCCAATTACTATCATACTTTCTTAACAAAGCTCGACCTCCGTCAATCGCATCCTCTCCAAATATTTCCTCTGCAAACCCTGCCTCTTTCATTCTTTCGCtccatttttctcttctttcgtTCATCTCACGCTGGTTTGTCAATGCTTTCGAAGCCTCGCCTTCCATCATTCTCCTTTCATCATTCTCGCGACCTTTGAATGCTGAACTGGTTGAATCTAAAAACTTCCATAAGTAGTCCACTCTTTGAGAGAATCTAGTGGCGAAATCGCCACAGCTACTGCAGCAACACTCCATGTTGTTCTCATTCAATATCACCCCTTTAGGCTCCATGTCTCTCAACACCTTAAGAAACTCACTTCTTTCATCAGGATTGTTGTGATTCAAGTGGTGCAACCTGAATTGAGCGCAGACGATTAAGGATTCATCGGGGGTGGCGTCAACAATTTTAGCAGTTAATGTATGCAATGGAATATTATCAAGCTTGTTTATCTGGAGGTTGACATTTATGGACTTGGCATAACCTAGAAGTCTCGAAGAGAAGTTATCACCACATGGACCTATTGAAAATGGTGTCTCCATGTTTTGGTTGTTTTCAGTCGACGAAGCAGTAACCACAGTGAGGCGAACCAGAGGAGGAGGTCCACCAGGTCGACGACTCAAGGCCTCTAGAAAAGTCGGCCATTGCACACCATGAGAGACTCCAATGTCGAGGATGTGAAGAGCGCGCAAATCATTCGGCTCTTCAGCTAGAACTTGAAGGATGGAAGCATTTGCTATGTTATTAGGAAAGGAAAACCAAGGACTAACCTCATAGAACTTCAATAACGACTTTTGGAAGAATCGTGGTTCCGTTGATGCAAAAGTTATAGTCCCTGAAGAGGTAGACGACGAAGATGAAGACAGATGGTGTGTCAACGCTCGGAGACCATGCGCCGCAAGCCGGTGGTTAGCATCACCGGTAGGTGAAGCTAGCTCATGGAGAACATATAAAAGATGTTGCACGCGATTCAGGTTTCCTCCGGTTATGGCTGCAGCACAAGGGTTCAGCAACTGCTCAGCCCATCTACCATCCTTATTGTTTCCATTGTTACAGTTACTTCCATTAGCCTTAGCAGCACCTTTCTTATTCCCACCAGATTTTCTAACCACTGTCCCTTCAAGACCCGCATCTCCATTATCACCTTCATTCATCACACGCCTCTTGACTCTCTTATTCTTCTGGCTTCGTGATTGTTTCTCGAGACTCGACTCATCATCAACATTTCGTTTCTTCGGTAAATCAGAAAACGTTACGTTATTCGAACTATTAGGCTCAAGGGAAGTCGCGCTCGTGGTAGTAGTACTAGCAGCAGCAACATTGTTCGCGCTGTTTGTTGCATTAGGAGAGTCAATAATCACATCAGTTTGATACTGGCTCCTTATATCTTGATTCTGATCCCATAACGGATACTCTTGGATGTAACCGCTGTTATACGGATCATCCAAGAACGATGGAAAGAACGAAACCGAACCTTCAAGCCAGTCAAGAATGTGATCTGAAGTCGGGTTTGGTTCCATAATCATCGCGACaatgagaaaaaaatgaaaaaaactttCAAGATATCAAAGGGTTTGAAAAGGTTAATAGTATTGGATCATTGACCAAAAACAATAGATCATAGAAGATAGAACCAAAGACTTTTAAGTTTTGAAGTTCAACAGTTTCTCACATGtacttataaaataaaacatttagCATATAATAGAGGTGTTATGTTACATTAACAAGTAGTGACAAATAAGGGAATTTTCTAATTGTTTGTGTGCTGTTGGTTTGGAGGATGTGATGTTTTATTGAGATTTTTTAAATGGTTTAACATAGGCAACTAGGAGACGAGGTTGTCTCTTGTTTATGTTGTGTGGTTAACTTGTTGTTTTTGTATTATATTGGAGATTGGTATATACTATTTAAGATTTAGTTTGTGTGTTGAAGAATGTGATAGGTTGTTTTGAAAACTTAGCCGGCAAATATTGTTTGACTAATTGATTATTGTTGAAAAGTTTATGTCTGTTTGGGTTTGTGGAACTTTTTGTACTGTGTTTTGTTGTTCATAGGTGTTAAATTGTTATTATATGTTGTGGAAACAAAAAATGATGGTAACATATTATTTGACACTGATATTTTATTGATTGAAGCTTACATGTTGTTGCTAAAATGTTTTGGACTTTCCTAATTTAGTGAGATTGATTTTAATCTCAATTAACAAGAGATAATGATGTGTTGAAAATATGTACTACCACTAACTTATAAAATATAAGGCTTTCTTGAAAATTTTATGTCCATTTTTGTAATATTAAATTGATaatgcaataaaaataaatattatgattgaaatattttatgtcaatttttataatattaaattgaCAATACAATAAAACTAAATATTATGATTGAAATAAATTAACTTTGTTCTAAGATTCCGTTCTTATcgacaatatttatttatatttatatattaatgtaaataaattattgatatttattaataaataatttaaaaaaataatcatcTCTCTTAAAAagtaaacttaaaaaaaaaaaattgtagtcaAGATTTATTTTAGTCATTAAGAAAAATCAAGAGATCAATTTATTTcttacaaaatatataaataaaaaaacaagttttagtctctaagaaaaataaattgagaCAATTTAGTCTCTATTTATATTTTGTTTCATTGATGAAAGAAATATAGaggaaaaaatgaagagaaaaaaacaaGGTATATAGTATAAATCTTTTCAAAGACAGTTGTAAAAtggttattaattggttgatgttaataaaaaaaaatttcatcaatttttatataaaataagcagtgataaaaaaattaaaatttaattacaaacaattttttttgtaacaatcaatatttttaaataaataataaatatatttaattaataaaaatagttaaagtttaaaataattttatttatctaCTTGCTGTATATAAGTAAAATAATTACTAATATTTTTCTTACAATTTAGTACTCATATTATGTTGAAACATGGTGGCTGGCTATGCTCCACTAGGGGTCTTTTTTCTATCAACTCGGTgctgaatttttttaatttcttaatttggtGTTTAGAATATATTAATTAATCTCTATTACAACTTACAAGTATCCCTTTTAGTTTCTTAAATTTTTTGTTATGAAAAGCTcaattttgtattttggttatgtATTTTGTTTTAGTTAGTAAGGATTGGTTGTTAGGAGTGGGTTGAAGTTTGTTAGGATTTTGGTACAACTCAACCAACTACAATATTTCTCTATATGCTGAGAAACTAACCAATTGTATAttcaattttttgaataaattaatgAATACATGAATAAGAGATTCATGGTAATGCTTCTTAAGTTTCATCATGGTCTCAATTACCTTCTATTCTCTATCTCCTGCTAATTAattctccttcatcttcttcttctttagacaTGGTAAGAATAAATCCCTCAAAGTCTTGGGTTGCTCATGTTTTCCTCTTATTAGGCCTTATAATCAACACAAGTTGCAATTTAGAAATGAGGAATGCTTCCTCTTAGGTATTTCATCTCATCACAAAGGTTATAAAAGTCTTAACAAAGAGGGTTGAATCTTTATCTTAAAATATGTTTTCTTCAATGAATTTTAGTTTCCTTATTCCACTTTATTTTCATCTAATGCAACTACTTTACATACAAAGTCTACGAGCACATCTTTATTACTGATAAAGCCAATTGGATAATACTGTAGACCCTCTCTATGACACACATTAATACTTCTCACCCTAGTCAAAATCAGACAGACACTAACCTTAATTCTATTATGCATCAAAGTAGAAATCATGCTTCTCCCAATTTAGACACACTGCATGATGTGTCACCATTAATTACTAGTACATCTCAACCAATACATGATGAGAAATACATGCTCCCAAGTCCTTATATTAAGAATAAGATATCAATTGTATCTCGACATAATGAACATATAGTAGAGTTACTTGTTCATGATCATCATCCCTCAAATCTCGTGTCTATGTCTAAACCATCCTCTGATTTTTACTTGACATAATGAACATATACTAGACGTACTTGTTCACGATCATCATCCCTCAGATCTCGTGTCTCTGTCTAAACCATCCTTATGATCATCATCCCTCTGATTTGTACTTGACATAATGAACATATATTAAAGCAGAATTATTAATCCCGGATAGCGGAGCGGAGCGACCGACCCCAAACGTGGAAATAGTGGGAATTGCGGGATCTTGGATAGCgggataaataattatatatatatatatatatatatatatatatatatatatatatatatatatatatatatataaaagtaatatttatataaaaatatgagaAGTTATAcacaatgtttaaaaaaatgaGAAGATTAATTatcatatattaataaaataatcctTAAATTGTAATATTAAATCAACTAAGTAATCTTAAATTCATTGTTTTTTGTTTATATGTGGTGCGGTatgtattactccctccgttcctttttaagtgtcgttttagcaaaaagctcttcaaccaagatagtggattattagagttatttttcctaatatacccttatttatttttctctttccaaataaattcaatcataaactctcttttttttcaataactaattgaaaaatttgaggtggagttaatgagaaaataagggtataaatgacaaattataacattaaattataaaacgacacttaaataggaacaaaaaattcttctaaaatgacacttaaaaaggaacggagggagtagtttTTATTTTTCAAGAGGATTAATTACTATaactattgttgttattatttgtttctttaaaaaaaaacaaatttataatcAGAGGTGCTTTGTTTTAGGCGGTGGTATACATCTGTCACTCTTTTTCAGAGGTGCTTTGCTTTGGAAGTGCTTTCTTTGACTTTTCAACACTCCTTTTCCCATTATTTGTTAGTTAAATATTTCCTGTCCCCACCACTTCTtctcatctttttcttcttctcgtGTCATCTTCTTCTTCTCGTGTCATCTTCTTCgtgcttcttctcatcttcttcgtGCTTcttatcatcttcttcattttaaaaaattagggttttttcttaATAACCCAAAAAAAACACATGCACCACACTTCAAAATTATGACGATTCCGCTTTTAAACCCGGAGCCGCTCCGCCCAGGAAAATCCCGCGATCCGCGACCCGGGAAAGCTATGTAGCGTCTGCTACACCATCTCCGCCACCGCACCCTGCATCTCGTGCGGGTGGGAGGTGCGCCGCTATAGCGGCTGTCGCGGTCGGGAATGATAACTTTGTACAATAGGTACTTGTTCACGATCATCATCCCTCAGATCTCGTGTCTCTGTCTAAACCACCCTTATGATCATCATCCCTCTGATTTGTACTTGTTCCAAGAGCATTTAACTTACCACCCTCTGATTTGTACTTGACACCCCATCAAACGGCATGAAAAGACCATAATGACCTTACACACAGTTTTCACCATTTTGCCAAATTTACTGAAACGAAGTGAAAATTTCAAAACTCCAGGGCGATATCAGAAATTTTACCTTGATACCAAAAGTTCTTTagaaaaattaagtaaaataccGAAAAAGTGGGAATATTCGGGAGAAAATCACGAAAATTTCAGAATTTCAGGGAGAAATTCACGAAATTTTCATAAACTCTGGAATTTCTTACtagaaatttcaataattatgGTATTTTGGGAGGTTATGTTGTCGGAAATTCTGAAATTTCTGgtagttcaattttttttttttagaaaatttgaaaaatttcaaaatttttgctACCTTCTCTTTCACtgatttttttttcgttttttcattttttttttccagAGGACCAAAGGGGAGAGCAACACCATTGCCGACAGGATGACTGATAGAGCGGAAACGAGTTAGATGACATGCTCTGACCGGTTCTCACCAGAAACAGATGGTTGAGCAGGCGTATGGCCAATTCCGTGCACCCTGATGCTGAGCTGCTAGAGTCTTTACTGATGTGAAGGTACCTGCTATTGTGGAGGTGCTTGCAGTTGTGAAGGTACCTGTACCTATTGCTGATGAGTACCCCTTGAAGAGGTTGCTGTTGAGGAGGTTCATGTGTTAGCTGAGCAAGTTCCTGATGCTGATGAGGTGTTTCTCATTCCTCTCACACCTCTTGTTGCCGGTGATGATACTCCTACTAATACAAACGTCATTGCTCATGCTTCTACAAATCCATATGTTTACACAAAAAATCAGTGTTTTACGACACAAAAATTGCGACAGTTACTTGATAATTGTCGTAATTTGCATATAGAGACAATGGTTACGACGGTTGACACCAACCGTCCCTAAAATTTATGTCACGACGGTAAAACTAACTGCCCTAATGTTGTTATTACGACGGTAAAACAACCGTCGCCCCTTAACCATTCATCCTACACGTTTCTCACCAAAATTTCATTTCACGACAGTAAAGTTAACCGTCTTAAAACTCCTTTCACAACAATTAAAACACCCGTCGCACCCCTTAACCTTTAATCATAAACTATTAGACTTCAGCTTATCAATTTACCTTCCCTCTTTCTTAATTTCAGAAGGCCGCGCTCCTTCTTTCCCCCAAAATCAAAACCCTTATCACTTTTCTCATTTTTTAATCGCAAAACAAATCCCAATTTTCTACTAAATAAGAAATTTCGTCTTCTTTCCACCAAATTTCTCTAACATATCCCAATATTTTGAAACCCTAGTTCTCCCTAAAAAATTTGAAGGGTCTTAATAGAGTACAATGTTAAAAGTTGTTGTTCATAGAGAACAAATTGCAGGTTATTCACATAGCACAAATTTGGAGGGTGTTTTTCACATAGCACAAATTTGTACACGAAAATGCATTTGAAGGTTGTAAACCCTAAGTTCCTTTATATCATAGTTCTTCATTGTTTATCAATTCCTTTAAAAACCCTAAGTTCCTTTTATATGAACCATTTGTTTTTTGCAGGAACGATAATAATTGTTTACAAAAATATGATGAAGAGGTACGTCTGCTCACCCTCTCTATTCTACTTTCTACAACATACTTTCATTCATATTTGCCACCTCTATAATCTATTGTTGTCCTTTTTTGTAGTGATATTTGTTTTGACGGTGTGAGCTAACATCTCATAGTTTTGTAGATATGGACTTTATATACGGGTGTTCTTTTTTTAGTGTTGTTcgatctctttttctttttcagtatTGTTGCTTGCCTTTCAAAATCTGTTTTTAATATCGTCATCCAAACACAAGTTCTGTTTACTCTCTAGTCATTTGGAATCCCATTTTTTAGGGATGTGATAGGTGCCATCTATAACGCCCAAAGTTCTTAAAAAATGGAGAAGTATCTTGTCCGACATGATATCATTAAATAAGGTTATGTAGTTAAGATTTTCCCATATTCTGCTCGGCCAAAACTGGATTTGTTGTTATTAATATTCAAGATCAGATTGTGTGCAATAATGTAAAACATTATTTCTTCTTATTGGTTTGAGATGCGATTTTTTGAAAGTATCTATTTATCTGTTTTAGATTTTTTGCAGAATCATATACTATTTGTGACTGTATGTATAGTCTAGACTCTTTAGACTTTTGGGCTTGATCTTGTTGGCATTATTAACTTGATATTTCTGTGAATACTGAGTTAGTCATAAAATATGGTGTCTCTACTAGATAAAATATTACCTCCTTATAGTTAATATCTTACCTTCCATAGATTTCAAGAAGGAGCTGAGGTCACTTAATGGAGAATTGCAACTACACATTTTGGAGCTTGCTGATATTCTTATTGAGAGACCATCACAATATCCAAGGAGAGTTGAAGAAATTTCAATCGTGTTCAAAATTTTACGCCACCTTTTCAATTCCCTGCGTCCTCATCAAGTAAACAATATTCTAGACAGCTATAATTATATTACTTGCCTTTGAATGGGATGCTTCTGGTCTTTTTCCTTTTTCTGAAATTTTCATGATATCGTCTATTTATTTTATAGGCTAGAGTAACTTTGATTCATATTTTGGAATTTCAGATAGAGCGCCGTAAACAAGTTGTGGAGGACATAAAAAGGTATGTACATTTCCTGATATTTTTCTTAATGTCCTTGTCTATGATTTTATAACCTTTTGCAATTTTTGTTGGTATGCTTGCTTGCAACCTTCGTAGATTTCTAAATTCACGAGTCAGTTCATTCTTTCTGGTTGTACCCACTACTACAATATCCACACAAGGCCAGTGTAGGGTTCTATGACTGAGCAAAGCCAAAAAGGAAGTGTATTGGTCCCTGTTAGtttattgattaaaaacaatGAAAGATTCAAAAGAGTCAATAATCAATTCACAAAGGATAAACTAGTAAATAGttctaagaatgaaaaagataCCTATCTGATTTAGGAAAATCATATTTATAGATCCCCTAAAACAAAAGTACCAGAGAAGATTCCATATGCAAAACCTTATGAATTTAAAACAGAGTCCTCCCTCCTAAGTTCATCCATGTCTGTTGGCTTACCAcagttttattttattgaaattttgtATTATACTATTTCCTCTAGAATATAGAATTTTATgctcaaataaaatttaataatgcaTATTGTTTACAGTTACCCAATCACACTATCTTTTTCATTTTTCAGCAACATACActtttccattttccatttttaatAATGTAGTTCAAGTGGATATTTTAGTTTGTTTCAAGTGTTAGTACATGAGTTGTTTTTGTATTGCGGAATTGTTCGAGCCGAGGTATCAGAGCGACTACAACATGCCTTTTTATGCTACATAACCCTGCAACTTTGTTAGATTATTTTCGGATCCGTCATCAAGTGTCTCTAATGGTAATTTAAGATCTCAGAATTGTATCTACAACACTGCATTTTAGTTAACTTAATGACACATGGT
Proteins encoded:
- the LOC131627689 gene encoding E3 ubiquitin-protein ligase SPL2-like, producing the protein MSSQDQVLVSFLSHIALSFDGAVLGLSLAYVAVRTIQKFTLTSAALRKITHAPSVSVSDLRSLLEDNVSEDDGGSGDGRIVIVRGTVDAKSAVDGSWKALWPGVLISRESGDKGVVLQRTQTCIYSEWKGLFGWTSDLRAVFIKSRRQRESTSLRKVPFVLIDVGRQSNTEYVVVNMDGSTHPLPLTTVYHKLQPINPPYTLLQAFFGHEYMVGLLDEEKILPLGKDINAVGLCSLRNGIAEIKSCEDLPYFLSDLSKNQMVVDLSFKTRLLFWSGIVLGSMSVGIIGYAVMRNWNRWKQWKQRRQLQQQRQTITEVDSQLDDDDIENVPDGQLCVICLMRRRRSVFIPCGHLVCCQGCAISVESEVAPKCPVCRQEVRDSVRIFES
- the LOC131627688 gene encoding protein NODULATION SIGNALING PATHWAY 1-like, with protein sequence MIMEPNPTSDHILDWLEGSVSFFPSFLDDPYNSGYIQEYPLWDQNQDIRSQYQTDVIIDSPNATNSANNVAAASTTTTSATSLEPNSSNNVTFSDLPKKRNVDDESSLEKQSRSQKNKRVKRRVMNEGDNGDAGLEGTVVRKSGGNKKGAAKANGSNCNNGNNKDGRWAEQLLNPCAAAITGGNLNRVQHLLYVLHELASPTGDANHRLAAHGLRALTHHLSSSSSSTSSGTITFASTEPRFFQKSLLKFYEVSPWFSFPNNIANASILQVLAEEPNDLRALHILDIGVSHGVQWPTFLEALSRRPGGPPPLVRLTVVTASSTENNQNMETPFSIGPCGDNFSSRLLGYAKSINVNLQINKLDNIPLHTLTAKIVDATPDESLIVCAQFRLHHLNHNNPDERSEFLKVLRDMEPKGVILNENNMECCCSSCGDFATRFSQRVDYLWKFLDSTSSAFKGRENDERRMMEGEASKALTNQREMNERREKWSERMKEAGFAEEIFGEDAIDGGRALLRKYDSNWEMKLEEENNTSVGLWWKGQPVSFCSLWKLDKQH